The sequence ATGTCGAAGTCGCGCAGGAAGGCATTGAGCCCGACCACGTCCGACAGCGCGATGCCGAGGTCGCCGCGGTACTCGCGCGCCCAGCCTTCCAGCGCGGCCGATTGCGAGTCGACCAGGCGCGGGCCCAGTGCCTGGAAGGCCTGCAGCCACTCATGGGCCATGGTGCCGTGCGGGGTCATGCCGTACAGCCGCGCGAAATGCACGTTGGAGGTGCCGACGAACTGGCTGCCGAGCTGGTCGCGGATCAGCGGCAGCATGTGCCCGTGCCACTGGTGCGAATAGCGCCGGCGGGTGCCGTAATCGGCGATGCGGCACAGCTCGAAACCCGGTGCGTCGCGCAGCAGCGCGGTCTTGGCCGCGAGCCGGCGCTCACCCTCGGCGAAGTCGGCGGTGGTGGTGTTGCGGAACCAGACCTCGTTGATGATCGCCAGCAGCGGCACCTCGAACAGGATCGTGTGCAGCCACGGCCCGGTGATGTCCAGTTCGATCTCGCCCGGCACGCTGGCCGAGGGACGCAGGTCGATGTACTTGCGATCCAGGTGGAACAGGCCGAGGAAATCGACGAAGTCGTTCTTGATGTAGCGCAGCCCGCGCATGTACGCCAGCTCTTCGTCGCTGAAGCGCAGGCTGCACAGGTGGTCGATCTCGACGTTGATCTGGTCGATGAACTGCGCAAGGTCGATGCCGGGCGTGCGGCACTTGAACCGGTACTGGACGATCGCGCCGGGGTACTGGTGCAGCACCGCCTGCATCATCGTGAACTTGTACAGGTCGGTGTCGAGCAGGGACTGGATGATCATGGCCGCATTATGCCGGCCCCCATCCCCGCCACCAGTGATGGCGCTGCCCGGCTCAGCCGCGCAGCAGGATGCGCGGGACCTGCACCGCGGCATGCGCCCAGATCGCCAGCCACACCGCCATGCGCATCGGCCACGGCCGGCTGGCCGCCTCGAATTTTCCGAAGTAGCGCCACATCCCGCGATGCTTGTGCCACTCGACGAAGAATGGCCGTGCCCGGCTCGAGACCCCGCGCACGTGCAGCACCTGCAGGCCGTTGGCGATGGCCACCACGGCCCCGGCCTGGCGCGCGCGGCGGCACAGGTCCAGGTCCTCGGCATGCAGGCGGTAGCCGGCGTCCCAGCCGCCGAGGCGACCGAACAGCGCGCGCGGCATCAGCATCAGCGCTCCGGAAATGGCGTCGACCTCCTGCAGCTGGCGCGAGCGGTCCGCTGCCACCGCCAGCCGCGAACCGGCACCGGGCGAGCGCAGCATCGCGGCGAAATCCGGGTCACGGCGGCGCACCGCCTCGTCGGCCCTGCCCTGCACATCGACCTGCTCCACGCCCAGCACGCAGTCGCCGCGCCCCTGCGCCAGTTCGCGCAGGCGGGCCAGCGTTTCGGGCTCGACCATCAGGTCGGGATTGATGAAGGCCAGCCACGGTGCACTGCCTTCGACCGCGCCCTGGTTGCAGGCAGTGGCAAAGCCCGGGTTGTCCGGGTTGGCGATGAAGCGCACGCGCGCATCGGCCAATGCGTGCTGCTGCACGATCTGCAGCGTGTCATCGGCCGAGGCGTTGTCGACCACGCGGATCTCGGCCACGTCGGCCGCCGCGCGCAGGCAGCGCAGGCAGCGGTCGATGGTGCTGCCGCTATGGAACGTCACGACGACGGCGGTGATGGCGTGGCTCACGGCGACTCCGGCCTGGAAGGACGGCTCAGGCGTCGAACAGGTCGCGCTGGGCCGCCGGCATTATCGCCTGCTCGTAGCGCTGCTGCAGTTGCGCACGCGCCTGCCGCAGCGGGTCCTGCATCAGGAATGCGGCCAGCCGCGACGGCCAGTTCGGCCAGCGGCTGGTCAAGGCATCAAGGTCGCCATCGGCGGGCATGCCCTCGCGGTGGCTGGCCACGAACGCGGTCTCGCACAGTGCGTTGCGCCAGCCCAGCCCGGCCATGCGCAGGCTGAGATCGGCCAGCGCGGCGTAGCGCGAGCCGTAGCTGCTGGCATCCAGGCCGCCGGCCTTGCGCCGGGCACTGCCACGCAGCGCGACCGCGTGGGACAGCGCCGAAGGCAGTTCCGGATGCAGCGGCGGCATGCTCGCGCAGGCAGCGGCCAGCCGCTCGGCGTCGGTCGGCCGCGGGTTGATCTCGCCGGCCCGTGGCCAGGCCACGGTCTCGCCGGCATTGCTCCAGGCCGTGGCGGTGGCAATAGAGGAATCGCGCGCCAGGCAGTCGGCCAGCTGCTGCAGCCAGCCCGGCAGTGGCTCGGTGTCCGGCGCCAGCACCACCACGTCGGCATCGCCGCAGGCATGCAGCATCTGGTCCAGGTGCGCGACCTCGCCGATGCTGCGCTCGCGCCGGGTGTATTCGGCCTGCATCTGCGTATGCGCCTGCCAGTGTTCGATCACCGCCTGGCCGCGCGGGCCGGCCTGGGCGTCATCGGCCAGCCACACCGCGGTGCCTGGCGGCGTGGATCGCTCCAGCGCGGCCAGGCAGGCATCCAGTGCGGCGTCGTCAACGCCCACCGGCAGCAGCACGAACGGGAGGCTCATGGCTGGCGCTGGGCAGGCGGGGTCAGCGGATCGAGCGCGCGGAACTTGCGGCCGTACTCGTCGGTGAGGTCGCGCGCTTCCTGCGGGTTGCGCACGATGGTCGGGGTCAGCAGCACGATCACCTCGCTGCGCCGCTTGTTCTGGGTCTTCTGCCCGAACAGCGCGCCCAGCACCGGGATCCGGCTCAGCCCCGGCACGCCGGAAGAACCATTGCTGGTGCTGTCGTCGATCAGCCCGGCCAGCATCACCGTGTCGCCGGCACGCACCGCGGCCTCGGTCTTCATCCGGCGCGTGTTGATGCGCACGTTGCCGTTGTCGTCCGGCTCGCCTTCCGGCGCGCTGACTTCCTGCACGATGTCCAGGAACACCATGCCGTCGCGGGTCACCCGCGGGCGCACCTTGAGGATGGTGCCGGTCTCCAGGTACTGCACGGTCGAATACTGGTTGTCGCTGATCCCCGACACCGACACCGAGTAGATCGGGATGCGGCTGCCGACGTTGAGCGTGGCCTCGGCGTTGTTGCGCACGAAGATCGACGGGGTCTGCAGCAGGCGGACATCCGAGACCTGGTCCAGCGCGCTGATCACCGCCGCGGCGTTGCGACCGAGGAAGGTCCAGCCCAGTCCGCCGGAACCGTCGCTGCCGACCGGCAGGATGCTGCCGGCGATGTCGCCCCATATGTTGCGGCCGAGCGCGCTGGGCAGGCCGGCCCCGCCCTCGCTGACCGGTGCATTGACGGCCTGCTCGAAGAACCAGTTCACGCCGTAGC is a genomic window of Stenotrophomonas sp. Marseille-Q4652 containing:
- the pncB gene encoding nicotinate phosphoribosyltransferase; the encoded protein is MIIQSLLDTDLYKFTMMQAVLHQYPGAIVQYRFKCRTPGIDLAQFIDQINVEIDHLCSLRFSDEELAYMRGLRYIKNDFVDFLGLFHLDRKYIDLRPSASVPGEIELDITGPWLHTILFEVPLLAIINEVWFRNTTTADFAEGERRLAAKTALLRDAPGFELCRIADYGTRRRYSHQWHGHMLPLIRDQLGSQFVGTSNVHFARLYGMTPHGTMAHEWLQAFQALGPRLVDSQSAALEGWAREYRGDLGIALSDVVGLNAFLRDFDMYFCKLFDGIRHDSGDPFAWGDRIIEHLKANKTDPLSKVLVFSDGLDIAKVMELYDYFRGRSQVAFGVGTHLTNDLGPKPLNIVIKMIRCNGQPVAKLSDSPGKSMCDDPGYLSYLRQVFELPPEA
- a CDS encoding glycosyltransferase family 2 protein gives rise to the protein MSHAITAVVVTFHSGSTIDRCLRCLRAAADVAEIRVVDNASADDTLQIVQQHALADARVRFIANPDNPGFATACNQGAVEGSAPWLAFINPDLMVEPETLARLRELAQGRGDCVLGVEQVDVQGRADEAVRRRDPDFAAMLRSPGAGSRLAVAADRSRQLQEVDAISGALMLMPRALFGRLGGWDAGYRLHAEDLDLCRRARQAGAVVAIANGLQVLHVRGVSSRARPFFVEWHKHRGMWRYFGKFEAASRPWPMRMAVWLAIWAHAAVQVPRILLRG
- a CDS encoding glycosyltransferase, giving the protein MSLPFVLLPVGVDDAALDACLAALERSTPPGTAVWLADDAQAGPRGQAVIEHWQAHTQMQAEYTRRERSIGEVAHLDQMLHACGDADVVVLAPDTEPLPGWLQQLADCLARDSSIATATAWSNAGETVAWPRAGEINPRPTDAERLAAACASMPPLHPELPSALSHAVALRGSARRKAGGLDASSYGSRYAALADLSLRMAGLGWRNALCETAFVASHREGMPADGDLDALTSRWPNWPSRLAAFLMQDPLRQARAQLQQRYEQAIMPAAQRDLFDA